From Paenibacillus sp. PK3_47, the proteins below share one genomic window:
- a CDS encoding cation-translocating P-type ATPase: protein MEYYRNGVSESLQELESTASGLTSAEVQRRLERDGYNELKGKNRDPIWKLFLENFKDPMVVVLLIAAIVQIFMGHVMESLIIFLVLILNAVISVVQTRKAESSLAALQQMSAPEAKVLRDGALKKVPARELVRGDIVMLEAGDYVPADGRVIESGSLKINEGMLTGESEAVEKHADTIPNEAPLGDRRNMAFSGSLVVYGRGTFVVTGTALTTEIGKIAELLESAEAKQTPLQRKLETFSKQLGIAILLLSVVIFAIQAGRVWLSDDTVDTTEAIFNALMFAVAVAVAAIPEALSSIVTIVLSVGTNKMAKQHAIIRKLPAVEALGSTSVICTDKTGTLTQNKMTVVDYFLPEGPQDQFKQEPEEWSEEARRLLHIAVLCNDSHINEDGKELGDPTEVALISFSNSVNKDYREIRDNFPREAELPFDSDRKLMTTLHTFGGKKAMITKGGPDVLFALCTHVLIGEQEVPMTPEILERFVKANEDFSKRALRVLAYAYKYVPNTVTEIRLEDEKNLVLVGLTAMIDPPRDAVYGAIAESKKAGIRTIMITGDHKTTAQAIGRDIGLMTDKEIAVTGQELDAMSDQELDQKLEQIGVYARVSPENKIRIVRAWQRKGKITAMTGDGVNDAPALKQADIGVAMGSGTDVAKDAAAMILTDDNFVSIVNAVSVGRTVFDNIKKAIAYLFSGNLGAIIAILFALVFDWINPFTAIQLLFINLANDSLPAIALGMEKPEPNVMSRKPRELKEGIFAGGMMQAIITRGVLIGAAVIISLYLGLQHSDEMGVAMAFTTLILSRTLQTFAARSNSQTSVEAGFFSNKYVIGAVLVCFAFYGIAVLPGIRDIFSIPDSFGMSQWLTAAGLALGAVILMEIAKLLRRAFTSKKVGETVN, encoded by the coding sequence GTGGAGTATTACCGTAATGGTGTATCAGAGAGTTTGCAGGAACTGGAGAGTACAGCTAGCGGCCTTACGTCTGCAGAAGTTCAACGGCGGCTGGAACGGGACGGTTACAATGAATTAAAAGGAAAGAACCGGGATCCCATCTGGAAGCTTTTCCTTGAAAATTTCAAGGATCCTATGGTAGTGGTGCTGCTTATAGCAGCCATTGTCCAGATTTTCATGGGACATGTTATGGAGTCGCTGATTATTTTCCTTGTGCTCATCCTCAATGCAGTCATCAGCGTCGTCCAGACCCGTAAAGCGGAAAGTTCACTTGCTGCCCTGCAGCAAATGTCGGCCCCCGAGGCCAAAGTGCTGCGTGACGGGGCGCTGAAAAAAGTCCCTGCCAGGGAGCTGGTCCGCGGTGATATCGTCATGCTGGAGGCCGGTGATTATGTGCCCGCCGACGGCCGTGTCATTGAATCCGGGAGCCTCAAAATTAATGAAGGTATGCTGACAGGGGAATCCGAGGCTGTCGAGAAGCATGCGGATACCATTCCTAATGAAGCGCCGCTCGGTGACCGCCGGAATATGGCTTTTAGCGGATCGCTTGTGGTATACGGCCGCGGAACCTTTGTGGTAACGGGAACCGCGCTGACTACCGAAATCGGAAAAATAGCCGAGCTCCTCGAGAGCGCCGAAGCCAAGCAGACGCCGCTGCAGCGCAAGCTCGAAACCTTCAGCAAGCAGCTCGGGATAGCCATTCTGCTGCTGTCCGTTGTGATCTTTGCCATTCAGGCAGGCCGCGTGTGGCTGTCGGATGATACGGTCGATACTACGGAAGCCATCTTCAATGCGCTGATGTTCGCAGTCGCTGTAGCGGTGGCTGCAATTCCCGAGGCCCTGTCCTCCATCGTCACGATTGTATTGTCTGTAGGAACCAACAAGATGGCTAAGCAGCATGCGATTATCCGCAAGCTTCCGGCCGTCGAGGCCCTCGGGTCAACAAGTGTAATCTGTACGGACAAAACCGGTACCCTGACCCAGAATAAAATGACGGTTGTGGATTACTTTTTACCGGAAGGCCCGCAGGATCAGTTCAAGCAGGAGCCGGAGGAATGGTCGGAAGAAGCCCGGCGCCTGCTGCATATTGCCGTACTCTGTAACGACTCCCATATTAACGAGGACGGCAAGGAGCTGGGTGATCCGACAGAAGTAGCCCTTATTTCCTTCAGCAACAGCGTGAATAAGGATTACCGGGAAATACGCGACAACTTCCCCCGCGAGGCTGAGCTGCCTTTTGACTCAGACCGCAAGCTGATGACTACCCTGCACACCTTTGGCGGCAAAAAAGCAATGATCACCAAAGGCGGTCCGGATGTACTCTTCGCGCTGTGTACACATGTGCTGATCGGCGAGCAGGAAGTTCCGATGACTCCGGAGATTCTGGAGCGTTTCGTGAAGGCCAATGAGGATTTCTCCAAAAGAGCGCTGCGCGTTCTGGCTTATGCCTACAAATATGTGCCAAATACAGTCACAGAAATCCGGCTGGAGGATGAAAAGAATCTGGTCCTTGTAGGCTTAACTGCGATGATTGATCCGCCGCGGGATGCTGTCTACGGCGCGATTGCCGAATCCAAAAAAGCCGGTATCCGGACCATCATGATCACCGGAGACCACAAGACTACGGCACAAGCTATCGGACGGGATATCGGCCTGATGACCGACAAGGAAATTGCCGTAACCGGCCAGGAGCTTGATGCCATGTCCGACCAGGAACTGGATCAGAAGCTGGAGCAAATCGGCGTGTACGCCCGGGTCTCCCCGGAGAACAAAATCAGAATTGTCCGCGCATGGCAGCGTAAAGGTAAAATCACCGCCATGACCGGTGACGGTGTCAATGACGCCCCTGCCCTGAAGCAGGCCGATATCGGAGTGGCCATGGGCAGCGGTACCGATGTAGCCAAGGATGCGGCTGCGATGATTTTGACCGATGATAACTTTGTCTCTATTGTCAATGCTGTATCTGTGGGCCGGACGGTGTTCGACAACATCAAAAAGGCGATTGCTTACTTGTTCTCAGGGAACCTGGGGGCGATTATCGCCATCCTCTTTGCTCTTGTTTTTGACTGGATCAATCCATTCACAGCCATTCAGCTGCTGTTCATCAACCTGGCGAATGACTCCTTGCCTGCGATTGCGCTCGGTATGGAGAAGCCCGAACCGAATGTAATGAGCAGAAAACCGCGGGAGCTGAAGGAAGGTATTTTTGCCGGAGGCATGATGCAGGCGATTATTACACGCGGTGTGCTGATCGGTGCAGCCGTTATCATCTCCCTGTACCTCGGCCTTCAGCATTCGGATGAAATGGGCGTAGCAATGGCGTTCACAACGCTCATTCTGTCGCGTACGCTGCAGACCTTTGCCGCCCGCTCGAACAGCCAGACCTCGGTTGAAGCCGGCTTTTTCAGCAACAAATATGTTATTGGAGCCGTGCTTGTCTGCTTCGCCTTCTATGGCATTGCCGTTCTGCCGGGAATCAGAGACATCTTCTCGATTCCGGATTCGTTCGGAATGTCACAATGGCTGACTGCAGCCGGCCTGGCACTCGGTGCCGTTATTCTGATGGAAATTGCCAAGCTGCTCCGCAGAGCATTCACGTCCAAGAAGGTTGGAGAAACGGTGAATTAG
- a CDS encoding glycoside hydrolase family 2 TIM barrel-domain containing protein, translating to MAVNPNLSWLEDPKTFKVNRLEAHSDHRYYTNMAEAEAGAPMDLRFSLNGSWKFNYAPNPASRVEAFYKEEFSCTGWDNIQVPGHIQLQGYGRPQYVNTMYPWDGLIDLRPPHISPEHNPVGSYVKEFRLPENMENGPLFISFQGVESAFYVWLNGEFVGYAEDSFTPSEFDLTPFMRAGRNKLAVEVYQRSTGGWLEDQDFWRFSGIFREVYLYTVPKYHIRDLEVRSELDDTYTQGTLTAVMQLLETPAEAVRAKLELKDKDGEVQLSAEGTFSGRELTLSAAAADVHTWSAEDPYLYTLCISLLDEQGHTVEAVVQKTGFRRFELKNKLMCINGKRIVFKGVNRHEFNCRTGRNITREDMLWDIRTLKRSNINAVRTSHYPNQTLWYELCDEYGIYVIDEMNLETHGSWQKMGAVEPSWNIPGNDPDWRDIVLDRAVSMVERDKNHPSILIWSCGNESYAGQVILDAANWFRSRDNSRLVHYEGVFYDRNYNDTSDMESRMYAKPADIEEYLNSNPDKPYLSCEYMHAMGNSVGGMHKYTELENKYPMYQGGFIWDYIDQSILKKDRYGNEYFAYGGDFGDRPTDYSFCGNGIVFADRQWTPKMQEVKFLYQNYKLEPSRTGIRLINESLFAGTEHLILEYRLYCEGELLGSWTADVSAAPQSEILVPVELPHTEETPGEYSIQASLLLKEDELWAEAGYEIAFGEHVFVVEANTDVEPAAGGLKVVEGDVQIGVIGEGFTVLFSKQVGSLVSLNYHGHEMIETPPAPLFWRAATDNDKGTQLGYHGGCWYAASLARKCVEVSLDKQEGAVTVSFDYRFSIHEGLAVRTAYTVYGDGKVKVHNRYTGAAGLPDVPIVAMSFKMSADYGQSEWYAKGPEENYTDRAFGARLGVFSRKVQELPARYLVPQESGNRTGVRSVKITDNAGIGLQISAPASAPVECNLSPYTAFELEHAAHPFELPPVHYTVVTVAGRQMGVGGDDSWGAPVHNEYRIPADQTLEYEFYLSRVGTGE from the coding sequence AACCCAAACTTGAGCTGGCTGGAAGACCCGAAAACCTTCAAGGTGAACCGGCTTGAGGCCCATTCAGACCACCGCTATTATACGAATATGGCTGAAGCAGAGGCCGGAGCGCCGATGGATCTGCGCTTCAGCCTGAACGGAAGCTGGAAATTCAACTATGCACCGAATCCGGCAAGCCGTGTGGAAGCTTTTTATAAGGAAGAGTTCAGTTGCACCGGCTGGGACAATATTCAGGTTCCCGGACATATCCAGCTGCAGGGCTACGGCCGGCCGCAGTATGTCAATACGATGTATCCGTGGGACGGGCTTATTGATCTCCGTCCGCCGCATATCTCCCCGGAGCATAATCCGGTCGGCAGCTATGTGAAGGAATTCCGCCTGCCGGAGAATATGGAGAACGGCCCGCTGTTCATCTCCTTCCAAGGGGTGGAATCAGCGTTCTATGTATGGCTTAACGGTGAATTTGTCGGGTATGCCGAGGACAGCTTCACGCCTTCGGAATTTGATCTGACCCCGTTCATGAGAGCAGGCCGCAACAAGCTGGCCGTCGAGGTCTATCAGCGCAGTACCGGCGGCTGGCTGGAGGATCAGGATTTCTGGCGGTTCTCGGGTATTTTCCGCGAGGTGTATCTGTACACTGTTCCGAAATACCATATCCGTGATCTTGAGGTGCGGTCGGAGCTGGATGACACCTATACGCAAGGTACCTTGACGGCGGTTATGCAGCTGCTGGAGACACCGGCCGAAGCCGTCCGTGCGAAGCTCGAGCTGAAGGATAAAGATGGAGAAGTTCAGCTAAGTGCGGAAGGGACGTTTAGCGGCAGGGAGCTGACTTTGTCTGCGGCGGCTGCGGATGTCCATACATGGAGTGCTGAAGACCCGTACCTGTACACACTTTGTATCTCTCTTCTGGATGAGCAGGGACATACTGTTGAAGCTGTTGTGCAGAAGACAGGCTTCCGCCGGTTCGAACTGAAGAACAAGCTGATGTGCATCAACGGCAAGCGGATTGTGTTCAAAGGCGTCAACCGGCATGAATTCAACTGCCGGACTGGCCGGAATATCACCCGCGAGGATATGCTGTGGGATATCCGTACCCTGAAGAGAAGTAATATTAATGCAGTGCGGACTTCCCATTATCCTAACCAGACGTTATGGTATGAGCTGTGCGATGAATACGGCATTTATGTTATCGATGAGATGAACCTGGAAACCCATGGCTCCTGGCAGAAGATGGGGGCGGTGGAGCCTTCGTGGAATATTCCGGGCAATGATCCGGACTGGCGCGATATCGTTCTGGACCGTGCCGTCTCTATGGTGGAGCGGGATAAGAATCATCCATCCATTCTGATCTGGTCCTGCGGTAACGAGTCGTATGCAGGGCAGGTCATTCTCGATGCGGCGAACTGGTTCCGCAGCCGGGACAACAGCCGTCTCGTTCACTACGAAGGCGTGTTCTATGACCGTAACTACAATGATACAAGCGATATGGAGAGCCGGATGTATGCCAAGCCGGCGGATATCGAGGAGTATCTGAACAGCAATCCGGACAAACCGTATCTCAGCTGTGAATACATGCATGCGATGGGCAACTCAGTCGGCGGCATGCACAAGTACACGGAGCTAGAGAATAAGTATCCGATGTACCAGGGCGGCTTCATCTGGGATTATATCGATCAGTCGATCCTGAAGAAGGACCGGTACGGAAATGAGTATTTTGCTTACGGCGGCGACTTCGGGGACCGTCCGACAGATTACAGCTTCTGCGGCAACGGCATCGTGTTCGCCGACCGGCAGTGGACGCCCAAGATGCAGGAGGTCAAGTTCCTGTACCAGAATTACAAGCTGGAGCCAAGCCGGACCGGCATCCGCCTGATTAATGAAAGTTTGTTCGCGGGAACAGAGCATCTGATCCTCGAATACCGCCTGTACTGTGAAGGCGAACTGCTAGGCAGCTGGACAGCAGATGTCAGCGCCGCGCCGCAAAGTGAAATTCTGGTGCCGGTTGAGCTGCCGCACACGGAAGAGACACCGGGCGAATACAGCATCCAGGCTTCCCTACTGCTGAAGGAAGACGAGCTGTGGGCTGAGGCCGGATATGAAATCGCCTTTGGTGAACATGTATTCGTAGTAGAGGCTAATACTGATGTGGAGCCGGCTGCCGGCGGGCTTAAGGTAGTCGAGGGAGATGTACAGATCGGCGTGATCGGAGAAGGCTTTACGGTGCTGTTCTCCAAGCAGGTCGGATCGCTTGTGTCCCTGAACTATCACGGCCATGAGATGATTGAGACGCCTCCGGCTCCGCTGTTCTGGCGGGCGGCCACTGACAATGACAAAGGCACCCAGCTCGGGTATCACGGCGGCTGTTGGTATGCGGCAAGCCTGGCGCGCAAATGCGTAGAGGTCAGCCTTGATAAGCAGGAAGGTGCAGTAACAGTAAGCTTCGACTACCGGTTCAGCATTCATGAAGGGCTGGCGGTCCGGACTGCATATACCGTCTACGGAGACGGTAAGGTTAAGGTTCATAACCGCTATACCGGTGCTGCCGGACTTCCGGATGTGCCGATTGTAGCTATGTCCTTCAAGATGTCGGCTGATTACGGCCAGTCTGAATGGTATGCGAAGGGGCCTGAAGAGAATTACACCGACCGTGCCTTTGGCGCCAGACTCGGAGTATTCAGCCGCAAGGTGCAGGAGCTGCCGGCCCGTTACCTGGTACCGCAGGAATCAGGCAACCGCACCGGCGTACGCAGCGTGAAGATTACGGATAATGCCGGTATCGGCCTGCAGATCTCCGCTCCGGCAAGCGCACCCGTGGAGTGTAACTTGTCTCCTTATACTGCATTCGAGCTGGAGCATGCCGCTCATCCGTTTGAACTTCCGCCGGTTCACTACACCGTAGTAACGGTAGCCGGACGGCAAATGGGCGTTGGCGGAGACGACAGCTGGGGCGCACCGGTCCACAATGAATACAGAATCCCTGCCGATCAGACACTGGAGTATGAGTTCTACCTTTCCCGTGTGGGAACGGGAGAGTAA